A genomic region of Anas acuta chromosome 1, bAnaAcu1.1, whole genome shotgun sequence contains the following coding sequences:
- the SLC26A5 gene encoding prestin: MEYTQEHGACLEQTQKYCVERPIYNQEILQGQLRRRDRTPQTLRQKIAHSCRCSSKKAKSHLYSFLPILKWLPSYPVKEYLLGDIISGISTGVMQLPQGLAYALLAAVPPVFGLYSSFYPVFLYTFFGTSKHISIGTFAVISMMVGGVAVRQVPDEVISVGYNATNTTYASEYYSNRDFKRVQVAVTLAFLSGIIQLCLGLLRFGFVAIYLTEPLVRGFTTAAAVHVFTSQLKYLLGVKTNRYSGPLSVVYSIVAVFSKITTTNVAALIVGLTCIVLLLIGKEINLRYKKKLPVPIPMEIIVVIIGTGVSAGMNLTESYGVDVVGNIPQGLRTPAVPEIQLIPAIFVDAIAIAIVGFSMAVSMAKIFALKHGYTIDGNQELIALGICNSVGSFFQSFSVTCSMSRSLVQESTGGKTQIAGALSSIMVLLVIVAIGYLFEPLPQTVLAAIVMVNLKGMFKQFGDIAHFWKTSKIELAIWVVAFVASLFLGLDYGLLTAVTFAMITVIYRTQRPQYRILGQIPDTDIYCDVEEYEEVKECPGIKIFQANASLYFANSESYTSALKKKTGVDPCAILAARRKAQKKHAREIKKANELKKKAVLKLVNSSSNDVEGNVKHEIANDELPVNGKSLDELEHFVEPETNIHSLILDFTPVNFVDSVGAKTLKSIIKEYKEVSVHVCIASCSGPVMNELTRLNFFDDTVTRELLFHSIHDAVLACQVKHRSASQTASDL; this comes from the exons ATGGAATACACTCAAGAACACGGAGCATGTCTTGAGCAAACGCAGAAGTACTGTGTGGAGAGACCAATATATAACCAAGAGATCTTGCAAGGACAGCTGCGCAGGCGGGACAGAACACCTCAGACTTTAAGGCAGAAGATTGCACACTCTTGTCG TTGTTCCTCTAAGAAAGCCAAGTCTCACCTTTACAGTTTCTTACCAATTTTAAAATGGCTTCCCAGTTACCCAGTGAAGGAATACTTATTAGGAGACATTATCTCAGGTATAAGCACTGGAGTTATGCAGCTTCCTCAAG GGTTAGCTTATGCTTTGCTGGCAGCTGTTCCCCCAGTGTTCGGcctttattcttcattttatcCTGTCTTTCTGTATACTTTTTTTGGGACCTCCAAACACATATCAATAG GCACTTTTGCTGTGATTAGTATGATGGTTGGAGGGGTAGCTGTTAGACAAGTGCCTGATGAGGTGATTTCTGTGGGCTATAACGCAACGAACACTACGTATGCCTCCGAATATTACAGCAACAGGGATTTCAAACGGGTGCAGGTGGCTGTGActcttgcatttctttcaggAATTATCCAG TTGTGTTTAGGTCTCCTTCGATTTGGGTTTGTAGCCATCTATTTAACAGAGCCTCTGGTGCGAGGATTTACTACTGCTGCTGCAGTTCATGTCTTCACTTCTCAGTTAAAGTATCTCCTTGGAGTTAAGACTAACCGATACAGCGGACCCCTCTCAGTTGTGTAT AGCATAgttgctgtgttttcaaaaataacaacGACCAATGTTGCTGCACTGATTGTTGGATTAACGTGCATTGTTCTGTTGTTGATTGGCAAGGAAATCAATCTCCGCTATAAGAAAAAGCTCCCAGTTCCTATTCCTATGGAGATAATTGTG GTTATTATTGGCACAGGAGTTTCAGCTGGAATGAATCTGACTGAATCATATGGAGTGGATGTTGTAGGGAATATTCCTCAAGG GTTAAGAACACCAGCAGTTCCTGAGATTCAGCTCATCCCAGCAATATTTGTGGATGCGATAGCAATAGCAATAGTTGGATTTTCAATGGCTGTATCAATGGCCAAGATCTTTGCCCTTAAACATGGTTACACCATTGATGGGAATCAG GAACTTATTGCCTTGGGAATATGCAACTCTGTGGGGTcgtttttccaaagcttttcaGTCACTTGTTCAATGTCTCGGAGTCTTGTTCAGGAAAGCACTGGTGGGAAAACTCAG ATTGCAGGTGCACTCTCTTCAATTATGGTTCTGTTGGTAATTGTGGCTATTGGATACCTCTTTGAACCACTTCCACAG ACAGTGCTAGCTGCAATTGTAATGGTGAACCTGAAAGGAATGTTTAAGCAGTTTGGAGATATCGCGCACTTCTGGAAAACCAGTAAGATCGAGCTG gcCATCTGGGTGGTAGCTTTTGTGGCTTCTCTCTTCCTGGGACTAGACTATGGTTTGCTTACTGCAGTAACGTTTGCAATGATAACCGTTATTTACAGAACACAAAG aCCTCAGTACAGAATCCTCGGTCAGATTCCTGACACAGATATCTACTGCGATGTGGAAGAGTATGAAGAG gttaAAGAATGTCCtggtataaaaatatttcaagctaATGCGTCCCTTTATTTCGCCAATAGCGAGTCGTACACAAGtgcactgaagaaaaag ACTGGAGTGGACCCTTGTGCCATATTAGCAGCAAGGAGAAAAGCCCAGAAGAAGCACGCCAGGGAAATAAAGAAGGCTAACGAACtcaaaaagaaagctgtattGAAGCTAGTGAATTCTTCG AGTAATGATGTGGAAGGAAATGTAAAACATGAGATAGCAAATGATGAGTTACCCGTAAATGGAAAATCTCTTGATGAGCTTGAACACTTCGTGGAACCCGAAACAAACATCCACTCTTTAATTCTGGATTTCACCCCAGTGAACTTTGTGGATTCAGTTGGAGCAAAAACCTTAAAATCA ATTATAAAAGAATACAAAGAAGTTTCAGTCCACGTCTGTATTGCCAGCTGTAGCG gTCCTGTTATGAATGAGCTGACGAGACTGAATTTTTTTGACGACACTGTAACAAGAGAGCTGCTCTTTCACAGTATTCACGATGCTGTCCTTGCTTGCCAAGTAAAACACAGGTCTGCTTCACAGACTGCCTCAGACCTCTGA